The Burkholderia ambifaria AMMD genome includes a region encoding these proteins:
- a CDS encoding porin, with amino-acid sequence MKKIVLSALIAGLSPCLSHAQSSVTLYGDIGGGVRWVNGQKGGSAVMFNNNILTVNRFGLYGREDLGNGFAAIFKLENAFNSGTGALKSAGVLFSQAAFVGLSGSFGRLTFGRQVSASEYFATLVDPTGGQAQSLAIQPNALYFFNYFTNETRFNNTISYIGRAGGFRFGASYSPGGVAGNLRSGTNVSGTAMYQWGPALGGFGYQKTWNATATQWAQTFHAGGSLQLGPARLYMSYADFSVSAATERQPTRRDHIPSIGVMVVATPGLQFTAAAYYDSARHLANAKDGSGHKVTTYAIAEYYLSKRTELYAEVDYNGFSGAYRTDAMNIAGLGMRNGASSTTGVTLGLMTRF; translated from the coding sequence ATGAAAAAGATCGTCTTATCCGCGCTAATTGCCGGTCTGTCACCCTGTCTGTCTCATGCGCAATCCAGCGTCACGCTGTATGGCGACATCGGTGGGGGCGTGCGCTGGGTCAATGGTCAGAAGGGCGGTAGCGCAGTCATGTTCAACAACAACATCCTCACCGTGAATCGTTTCGGCCTTTACGGCAGGGAAGACCTCGGCAATGGCTTCGCTGCCATTTTCAAGCTCGAAAATGCCTTCAACAGCGGAACCGGCGCATTGAAGAGCGCCGGGGTACTCTTCTCGCAGGCAGCGTTCGTCGGTCTTTCAGGCAGCTTCGGGCGGCTCACCTTCGGCCGCCAGGTCAGCGCGAGCGAGTATTTCGCCACGCTCGTCGATCCCACCGGCGGTCAGGCACAGTCGCTCGCCATCCAGCCCAACGCGCTCTACTTCTTCAACTACTTCACCAACGAAACCCGTTTTAACAACACGATCAGCTACATCGGTCGTGCGGGCGGTTTCCGCTTTGGCGCCAGCTATTCGCCGGGCGGCGTCGCCGGCAATCTGCGCTCGGGCACCAATGTCTCCGGTACCGCCATGTACCAATGGGGCCCGGCGCTCGGCGGCTTCGGCTATCAGAAGACTTGGAACGCGACCGCGACGCAATGGGCCCAGACCTTTCACGCAGGCGGCTCGCTGCAACTCGGTCCCGCGCGCCTCTACATGAGCTACGCCGATTTCAGCGTGAGCGCGGCCACTGAACGCCAACCCACCCGGCGCGATCATATTCCGAGCATCGGCGTCATGGTCGTGGCCACCCCCGGGCTGCAATTCACGGCCGCCGCGTACTACGACAGCGCCCGTCATCTCGCCAATGCCAAAGACGGCAGCGGGCACAAGGTCACGACCTATGCCATCGCCGAGTACTACCTTTCGAAGCGCACCGAGCTTTACGCCGAAGTCGACTACAACGGCTTCTCCGGCGCCTATCGAACCGACGCCATGAACATCGCGGGGCTCGGCATGCGCAACGGCGCAAGCTCGACGACCGGCGTCACGCTCGGCCTCATGACGCGGTTCTAG
- a CDS encoding alkyl/aryl-sulfatase produces MQNTPISSALADLPVQRATEATRQANHHALQALPANDDLDMEEAQRGFIGTLADAEIRDAYGRLVWSMADYAFLDEETAPPTAHPALWRQARLNCLHGLFEVMPRIYQVRGFDLANMTLIEGDTGLIIIDPLTCRETAQAALELFYAHRPHRPVLAVIYSHSHTDHFGGVKGVVDEARVRAGEVAVIAPAGFMEEAVAENVMAGTAMERRSQFQFGQTLARNACCQIDAGLGKTMPNGTVTLIEPTQLIHQESETHTIDGIDIVFQLTPDSEAPAEMHFFFPQLRALNVAENGTRTLHNLCPLRGAQVRNAKAWSRYLHQALERYAGGADVVFAQHHWPTWGTARLTCFLEQQRDLYKYLHDQTLRMMNRGGTAAEIAERMTLPDTLAAQWHTRGYYGTVSHNVKAIYQRYLSWYDGNPAHLHALPDELSAPRYVEYMGGAEAMLERARRDFERGEYRWVAEVMNRLVFAQPTLREARELGAAALEQMGFQAESATWRNAYLLGARELREGAGAGAGQTMRSQDLVRVLSDGAFFDYLAVMVDGPKAQTLNIRMTWRFTDRDACYALYLKHGALTWSATPHREGHDLDITMKRATLNRILLGETQFGAALAEGEIVLEGTKALFGAFLKTLEKPDGRFNVVEP; encoded by the coding sequence ATGCAAAACACTCCGATTTCATCGGCGCTTGCCGATCTGCCCGTGCAGCGCGCGACCGAGGCGACTCGGCAAGCTAACCACCACGCGTTGCAGGCACTGCCCGCGAACGACGATCTCGACATGGAGGAAGCGCAACGCGGCTTTATCGGCACGCTTGCCGACGCCGAGATTCGCGATGCCTATGGTCGGCTTGTCTGGAGCATGGCCGACTATGCGTTCCTCGACGAAGAAACCGCGCCGCCCACGGCGCATCCCGCGCTATGGCGTCAGGCGCGGCTCAATTGCCTGCATGGGCTGTTCGAGGTCATGCCGCGGATTTATCAGGTACGCGGCTTCGATCTCGCGAACATGACGCTGATCGAAGGCGATACGGGTCTCATCATCATCGATCCGCTCACGTGCCGCGAAACGGCGCAGGCGGCGCTCGAACTCTTCTACGCGCACCGGCCGCACCGGCCTGTTCTGGCCGTGATCTACAGCCATAGCCATACCGATCACTTCGGCGGCGTGAAGGGTGTGGTCGACGAGGCACGCGTGCGCGCGGGCGAGGTCGCCGTGATCGCGCCCGCGGGTTTCATGGAAGAGGCCGTCGCGGAAAACGTGATGGCAGGCACGGCCATGGAGCGGCGCTCGCAATTCCAGTTCGGCCAGACGCTCGCGCGCAATGCCTGCTGCCAGATCGACGCGGGGCTCGGCAAGACGATGCCGAACGGCACCGTTACGCTCATCGAGCCGACCCAGCTGATTCATCAGGAAAGCGAAACACATACGATCGACGGCATCGACATCGTGTTTCAGTTGACGCCCGATAGCGAAGCGCCCGCCGAAATGCACTTCTTCTTTCCGCAATTGCGGGCGCTGAACGTGGCGGAGAACGGCACGCGCACGCTGCACAACCTGTGTCCGCTGCGTGGCGCGCAGGTGCGCAACGCGAAGGCCTGGTCGCGCTATCTGCATCAGGCGCTCGAACGCTACGCGGGCGGCGCGGACGTCGTGTTCGCGCAGCATCACTGGCCTACGTGGGGCACCGCGCGCCTCACTTGTTTTCTCGAACAGCAGCGCGATCTCTACAAGTACCTGCACGACCAGACGCTGCGCATGATGAATCGTGGCGGAACCGCCGCCGAAATCGCCGAACGGATGACGCTGCCCGATACGCTTGCCGCGCAATGGCATACGCGCGGCTATTATGGCACTGTGTCGCACAATGTGAAGGCGATCTATCAGCGCTACCTGAGCTGGTACGACGGCAATCCGGCGCATCTGCACGCCTTGCCGGACGAGCTTTCCGCGCCGCGCTACGTGGAGTACATGGGAGGCGCCGAGGCGATGCTCGAACGCGCGCGCCGCGATTTCGAGCGCGGCGAGTATCGCTGGGTCGCCGAGGTGATGAACCGCCTCGTGTTTGCACAGCCGACGCTGCGCGAGGCGCGTGAACTGGGCGCGGCGGCGCTTGAGCAAATGGGCTTTCAGGCGGAATCCGCGACGTGGCGCAACGCCTACCTGCTTGGTGCGCGTGAACTGCGCGAAGGCGCGGGAGCGGGGGCCGGACAGACCATGCGTAGCCAGGACCTCGTGCGCGTGCTGAGCGACGGCGCGTTTTTCGACTACCTGGCCGTGATGGTCGACGGCCCCAAGGCGCAGACGCTCAACATTCGCATGACGTGGCGCTTTACCGACCGCGATGCATGCTATGCGCTGTATCTGAAGCATGGCGCGCTGACCTGGTCGGCTACGCCGCATCGCGAAGGCCACGACCTGGATATCACCATGAAGCGTGCCACGCTCAATCGCATCCTGCTCGGCGAGACGCAGTTCGGCGCCGCGCTGGCGGAAGGCGAGATCGTGCTCGAAGGTACCAAGGCGCTGTTCGGCGCGTTCCTCAAGACGCTGGAAAAGCCCGACGGGCGTTTTAACGTCGTCGAGCCGTGA
- a CDS encoding acyl-CoA dehydrogenase family protein, producing MFEQVGDAVFDATREGIRRFVADELKPMERELGLDSESVWPKDVLRRVWRRSAELGYYSACLPVQLGGKGFSILQQCALKADLAASGCSLAMHVLGDLGGPPRVGNMLKYATADQLQRYFMPVIRGEKSTCFALTEPHSGSDVQSIATSAVADGDDLIVNGHKHYISGAPFADFAIVMCVTDTTTTPPAISAVLIDLDLPGVTVEQAYVPMSGQHIDADIRFENVRVPRTNLFGGAGNGFKLGMSRINVNRLLHCPTMLGLATSVYEASLDYARSRRQFGGPIARFQAIQHMLADMAAALWACESMIAQTAMLADAGGDLRMKAAACKVFVSERCFEIADKAVQIHGNVGVTRHHPVEQAFRKLRMFRIFTGTSEIQRNTIARAILDTGAQAS from the coding sequence ATGTTCGAACAGGTAGGCGATGCGGTATTCGACGCCACGCGCGAGGGCATTCGCCGTTTCGTGGCCGATGAACTCAAGCCGATGGAGCGCGAACTCGGTCTCGATTCGGAGAGCGTCTGGCCGAAGGACGTGTTGCGGCGCGTGTGGCGGCGTTCCGCCGAACTCGGTTATTACTCGGCGTGCCTGCCGGTGCAACTGGGCGGCAAGGGCTTTTCGATTCTGCAGCAGTGCGCGCTGAAAGCCGATCTCGCAGCGAGCGGCTGCTCGCTCGCCATGCACGTGCTCGGCGATCTGGGCGGGCCGCCGCGCGTGGGCAACATGCTCAAGTACGCGACGGCGGATCAGTTGCAGCGCTACTTCATGCCGGTGATCCGCGGCGAGAAGTCGACCTGCTTCGCGTTGACCGAGCCGCATTCGGGCTCGGACGTGCAGAGCATCGCGACGAGCGCCGTGGCGGACGGCGACGATCTGATCGTGAACGGCCACAAGCACTACATCAGCGGGGCACCGTTCGCGGACTTCGCGATCGTGATGTGCGTGACCGACACCACAACCACGCCGCCCGCCATCAGCGCGGTACTCATCGATCTCGATCTGCCGGGCGTGACGGTCGAGCAGGCGTACGTGCCGATGTCGGGCCAGCATATCGACGCGGACATCCGCTTCGAGAACGTGCGCGTGCCGCGCACCAACCTGTTCGGCGGCGCGGGCAACGGCTTCAAGCTCGGCATGTCGCGCATCAACGTGAACCGTCTGCTACATTGCCCGACCATGCTCGGGCTCGCGACCTCGGTGTACGAAGCATCGCTCGATTACGCGCGCAGCCGGCGGCAGTTCGGCGGTCCGATTGCGAGGTTTCAGGCGATCCAGCACATGCTGGCCGACATGGCGGCCGCGTTGTGGGCCTGCGAAAGCATGATTGCGCAGACGGCCATGCTCGCGGATGCCGGCGGCGACCTGCGCATGAAAGCGGCCGCGTGCAAGGTGTTCGTTTCCGAACGCTGCTTCGAGATTGCCGACAAGGCGGTGCAGATTCACGGCAACGTGGGCGTGACGCGCCATCATCCGGTGGAGCAGGCGTTCCGCAAGCTGCGGATGTTCCGCATTTTCACGGGGACGAGCGAGATTCAGCGCAACACGATTGCGCGTGCGATTCTCGATACCGGCGCGCAGGCCTCGTAA
- a CDS encoding AMP-binding protein — MSFPYFLRRAAAFWGDVPAVIHRDRPLTYRQLEARSNQLAHALIALGLRRGDRVAVQSRNCTELVEIECALYKTGLVKAALNPRFTTAEASDVVENCTPRVLIAGRGYTGYTRATPGFASVETFIAIGGAEGYVDYEALLGRAASHAPDFASHADDLAVLHFSSGSTGKIKAAMQSYGNRMASLRKLLIGMDTQPRPGDRLALVGPITHASGMLMQPFLYCGATLVLFDAFETAQFLADLERLRVTHVFMVPAMINMLLNEPALAHTDLSALKSLSYGAAPMAPARIQEAWARFGPILSQGYGASESTSGVTRLTIADHAYAIAQCPERLASCGRPMGETEVCVLGEDGRPLAAGEVGEIAVRGEDVFKGYWGAPELTAEVLVNGWLMTGDLARTDEDGYLYLVDRKKDMIVSGGFNVYPTEVEAVLYQHPDVLEACVFSVPDERWGEGVKAAVVLKPQRTANQDALVAHCRSLLADYKLPRSISFVAELPRNASGKIARKMVREQYWQGAERRIN; from the coding sequence ATGAGCTTCCCGTATTTCCTGCGGCGCGCGGCGGCCTTCTGGGGTGACGTGCCCGCCGTGATCCATCGCGACCGCCCGCTCACTTACCGGCAACTCGAGGCGCGTTCGAACCAGCTTGCGCACGCGCTTATCGCCCTCGGTCTGCGGCGCGGCGACCGCGTGGCGGTGCAGTCGCGCAACTGCACGGAACTGGTCGAGATCGAATGCGCGCTGTACAAGACGGGTCTCGTGAAAGCGGCGCTCAACCCACGCTTTACGACGGCGGAAGCGTCGGACGTGGTGGAAAACTGCACGCCGCGCGTGCTGATCGCGGGCCGCGGCTATACGGGCTATACGCGCGCCACGCCGGGTTTTGCGAGCGTCGAGACGTTCATCGCCATCGGCGGCGCCGAAGGCTATGTGGATTACGAAGCGCTGCTGGGGCGGGCCGCTTCGCACGCGCCGGATTTTGCCAGCCACGCGGACGATCTCGCCGTGCTGCATTTCTCGTCAGGCTCGACCGGCAAGATCAAGGCCGCGATGCAAAGCTACGGCAACCGCATGGCGTCGCTGCGCAAGCTGCTGATCGGCATGGACACGCAGCCGCGCCCCGGCGACCGGCTCGCGCTCGTCGGGCCGATTACGCATGCGTCGGGCATGCTCATGCAGCCGTTTCTCTATTGCGGCGCCACGCTCGTGCTGTTCGACGCATTCGAGACCGCGCAATTTCTCGCCGATCTCGAACGCCTGCGCGTCACGCACGTCTTCATGGTGCCCGCGATGATCAACATGCTGCTCAACGAGCCTGCGCTCGCGCACACCGACCTGAGCGCGCTGAAGTCGCTCTCGTATGGCGCCGCGCCGATGGCCCCCGCGCGCATTCAGGAGGCGTGGGCGCGCTTCGGGCCGATTCTCTCGCAAGGCTATGGCGCGAGCGAATCGACCTCGGGCGTCACGCGTCTCACGATTGCGGACCACGCGTATGCGATCGCGCAGTGCCCGGAACGTCTCGCTTCGTGCGGGCGGCCGATGGGCGAGACCGAAGTGTGCGTGCTCGGCGAAGACGGGCGGCCGCTGGCGGCGGGTGAAGTCGGCGAAATTGCCGTGCGCGGCGAGGACGTTTTCAAGGGCTACTGGGGCGCGCCCGAACTCACGGCCGAAGTGCTCGTGAACGGCTGGCTGATGACGGGCGATCTCGCGCGCACCGATGAAGACGGCTACCTGTATCTGGTCGACCGCAAGAAGGACATGATCGTCTCGGGCGGCTTCAACGTCTATCCGACCGAGGTCGAGGCCGTGCTCTATCAGCATCCCGACGTGCTCGAAGCCTGTGTGTTCAGCGTGCCCGACGAGCGCTGGGGCGAGGGCGTGAAAGCGGCGGTGGTGCTCAAGCCGCAACGCACGGCGAATCAGGACGCGCTGGTCGCGCATTGCCGCAGCCTGCTCGCCGACTACAAGCTGCCGCGCTCGATCAGTTTCGTCGCGGAACTGCCGCGCAACGCGAGCGGCAAGATCGCGCGCAAGATGGTGCGCGAACAGTACTGGCAAGGCGCGGAGCGGCGCATCAACTGA
- a CDS encoding MFS transporter has translation MRFSIPARRPRKRSGAGWANPSGSRRRLAASKRKRLETRMSAYGRDNPNYRPARAWSIAIMLALLMTVNFLDKVVFGMISVPMMRDLGLTPTQFGLIGGSLNWLFAIAAVVGGVLADRVATRAILLLMALSWSLLQLPMLFAGSMTVALVTRVLLGAGEGPASPVSLHALYKWFPDQKRGLPAAVLYQGSALGLFVAGLAIPVITARWGWRTNFAVLAALGFVWCVCWFFFGAEGPLERPRALRDERRVPWSTLLADRTIVGNFCGHFAANWVLATSLTWMPHYLQAGLGFGAENSGRLFALFVAITTPMGLGLAWLSQHLLGAGMPSRKSRGVFIAIALVAAGVLRFAVYLPALGPLVKVLMLTLSSGLTLVMYSVGPAMLSEVAPDGQRGAVLALSNAIGSLAGLAAPVLTGVLIQHAHGMTATAQGFEQSCVLCGFVLIGCGVLCARWLDPQRSRAAIQTVRDAEAVLS, from the coding sequence GTGCGATTCTCGATACCGGCGCGCAGGCCTCGTAAGCGGTCCGGAGCAGGTTGGGCGAACCCGTCGGGTTCGCGCCGCCGCCTAGCGGCGAGCAAGAGAAAAAGACTGGAGACAAGGATGTCCGCATACGGCAGAGACAACCCTAACTATCGGCCCGCGCGCGCGTGGTCGATCGCCATCATGCTCGCGTTGCTGATGACGGTGAACTTTCTCGACAAGGTGGTGTTCGGCATGATCTCCGTGCCGATGATGCGCGACCTCGGCCTTACGCCCACGCAGTTCGGCCTGATCGGCGGCAGCCTCAACTGGCTCTTCGCAATCGCGGCCGTGGTGGGCGGCGTGCTGGCGGACCGCGTTGCCACGCGCGCCATCCTGCTGCTGATGGCGCTTTCGTGGTCGCTGCTGCAATTGCCGATGCTCTTCGCGGGTTCGATGACGGTCGCGCTCGTCACGCGCGTGCTGCTCGGCGCCGGCGAAGGTCCGGCATCGCCCGTTTCGCTGCACGCGCTCTACAAGTGGTTTCCGGACCAGAAGCGCGGCCTGCCCGCCGCCGTGCTCTATCAGGGCAGCGCGCTCGGCTTGTTCGTCGCCGGTCTCGCGATACCGGTCATCACCGCGCGGTGGGGCTGGCGCACCAACTTCGCTGTGCTGGCCGCGCTCGGCTTCGTGTGGTGCGTGTGCTGGTTTTTCTTCGGCGCCGAGGGTCCGCTGGAACGGCCGCGTGCCCTGCGCGACGAACGGCGCGTACCCTGGAGCACGCTGCTGGCCGACCGCACCATCGTCGGCAATTTCTGCGGGCATTTCGCGGCCAACTGGGTGCTCGCCACCAGCCTCACGTGGATGCCGCACTATCTCCAGGCCGGACTGGGCTTCGGCGCGGAGAATTCCGGGCGGCTCTTCGCGTTGTTCGTCGCGATCACCACGCCGATGGGCCTCGGGCTCGCGTGGCTCTCGCAGCACCTGCTGGGCGCGGGGATGCCGTCGCGCAAGTCGCGTGGTGTCTTCATCGCCATTGCGCTCGTGGCAGCCGGGGTCTTGCGCTTCGCGGTGTATCTGCCCGCGCTCGGGCCGCTCGTGAAGGTGCTGATGCTTACGCTGAGCAGCGGGCTCACGCTCGTGATGTATTCGGTCGGCCCCGCCATGCTCAGCGAAGTTGCGCCGGACGGTCAGCGCGGCGCGGTCCTCGCGTTGAGCAACGCGATTGGCTCGCTGGCCGGACTCGCCGCGCCCGTGCTCACGGGCGTGCTGATCCAGCACGCGCACGGCATGACGGCCACGGCACAGGGCTTCGAACAATCGTGCGTACTGTGCGGCTTCGTGCTGATAGGCTGCGGCGTGCTGTGCGCGCGCTGGCTCGACCCCCAGCGCTCGCGCGCCGCCATTCAAACCGTGCGCGATGCCGAAGCCGTTTTGTCCTGA
- a CDS encoding serine hydrolase, translating into MRDGHVVLERYFDGFGPHQTHMWASMTKSVTGLLAAQLITAGKLAPDAPLSTYVPELAGTPFGDATLQQNLDMEVPVRYPAALPPDLGLFAAVGFVPRGSGAPDSIHRFLKAALPSPDARAGGLWYYQNGSPEAVAWAIRRVTGESWSALASREIWSKLADDDADIVVDHTGTEMASAGLNTTLRDAARFGELVRTSATGDNARFPSSSTRLALQPASNAAAFAKGNLAPGRPGYSYRDYWYQLNDGDGSFAASGRFGQAIVVDPRARLTVVKFSSSPDQAARPTSATGGAIEHAPLDTADALHRAVIAIAKAARR; encoded by the coding sequence GTGCGCGACGGGCACGTCGTGCTCGAGCGCTATTTCGACGGCTTCGGCCCGCATCAGACGCATATGTGGGCGTCGATGACGAAATCGGTGACGGGCCTGCTCGCCGCGCAACTGATCACCGCCGGCAAGCTCGCGCCCGACGCGCCGCTCTCGACGTATGTGCCTGAACTCGCCGGCACGCCGTTTGGCGACGCGACACTCCAGCAGAATCTCGACATGGAAGTGCCCGTGCGCTATCCGGCGGCATTGCCACCGGACCTCGGGCTCTTTGCGGCAGTCGGCTTCGTACCGCGCGGGAGTGGCGCGCCCGACAGCATCCATCGCTTCCTGAAAGCCGCGCTGCCTTCGCCCGATGCACGCGCGGGTGGACTCTGGTATTACCAAAACGGCTCGCCGGAAGCGGTGGCATGGGCGATCCGGCGCGTGACGGGCGAGTCGTGGAGTGCGCTCGCATCGCGCGAGATCTGGAGCAAGCTCGCCGACGACGACGCCGATATCGTCGTAGATCACACCGGCACGGAAATGGCAAGTGCGGGCCTCAACACCACGTTGCGCGATGCGGCGCGCTTTGGCGAACTCGTGCGCACGAGCGCGACCGGCGACAACGCGCGCTTTCCCTCGAGCTCAACACGCCTCGCCCTGCAACCGGCCTCGAACGCCGCGGCTTTCGCAAAGGGCAATCTCGCGCCTGGCCGGCCTGGCTACAGTTATCGGGACTACTGGTATCAATTGAACGATGGCGATGGTTCATTCGCGGCGAGCGGCCGCTTCGGTCAGGCGATAGTCGTCGATCCGCGTGCGCGTCTCACGGTCGTCAAGTTCTCATCGTCGCCCGATCAGGCAGCGCGCCCGACGAGCGCAACGGGCGGAGCGATCGAGCACGCGCCGCTCGATACGGCCGACGCCTTGCATCGTGCAGTCATTGCCATCGCGAAGGCGGCGCGACGCTGA
- a CDS encoding BON domain-containing protein, translating into MKISTRIPCIAVVVMLAALSDCASAQPVAAEAAPSSATGTKAAASDVKAARAANRKLAHRVENALARTRGLNSARIIVTVRGGHVTLSGAVNYNKQITFAVEAARKVEGVIDVDNRIRVSGASL; encoded by the coding sequence ATGAAGATATCCACTCGCATCCCATGCATCGCCGTCGTGGTGATGCTCGCCGCGCTCAGCGACTGCGCGAGCGCCCAACCGGTTGCCGCAGAAGCGGCGCCCTCGTCCGCGACCGGTACGAAGGCAGCCGCAAGCGACGTCAAAGCCGCCAGGGCCGCGAACCGCAAGCTCGCGCACCGCGTGGAAAACGCACTGGCGCGCACGCGCGGCCTGAACTCCGCGCGCATCATCGTGACGGTACGCGGCGGACACGTCACGCTCTCCGGCGCCGTGAACTACAACAAGCAGATCACATTCGCGGTCGAGGCCGCGCGCAAGGTCGAAGGCGTCATCGACGTCGATAACCGCATTCGCGTATCGGGCGCATCGCTCTGA